The genomic stretch CCCCTTATAAGGAGGAGTCATGAGCACCACCCCGGAATCGGACGTTGGGTCCGGTATCGATTTCCAACACGAACAGGATTCTGCGGAATTCACCGAGCTACGCAAGACTCACCGCAGCTTCGTGTTCCCCATGGCCGTGATTTTCCTGTTGTGGTACTTCGCCTACGTCCTGCTGGCCGACTACGCGCACGAGTTCATGTCCATCAAGGTATGGGGCAACTTCAACGTGGGTCTGCTGCTGGGCCTGCTGCAGTTCGTCTCCACCTTCGGCATCACCGCAGCGTACGTGTCCTACAGCAACAGGAAAATCGATCCGAAGGCAACGGCGATCCGCACGCGCCTCGAAGCACAGGAAGGGGAATAGGCCATGAACATCCTTACGTCTTCGGTCCTCGCCGCCGCCGCCGAATCCACCAAGGTCGGAAACCCGTGGGTCAACATCGGCATCTTCGGCCTCTTTGTGGGCATCACCCTGGTCGTGGTGCTCAAGGCCTCAAAAAACAACAAGACAGCAGCCGACTACTACGCCGGTGGCCGTTCCTTCACCGGAACCCAGAACGGTACGGCGATCGCCGGCGATTACCTCTCCGCCGCTTCCTTCCTGGGTATCGTCGGGGCCATCGCCATCAACGGCTATGACGGCTTCCTGTACTCCATCGGCTTCCTCGTCGCCTGGTTGGTGGCCTTGCT from Paeniglutamicibacter sp. Y32M11 encodes the following:
- a CDS encoding DUF485 domain-containing protein; this encodes MSTTPESDVGSGIDFQHEQDSAEFTELRKTHRSFVFPMAVIFLLWYFAYVLLADYAHEFMSIKVWGNFNVGLLLGLLQFVSTFGITAAYVSYSNRKIDPKATAIRTRLEAQEGE